The genomic segment ACCGGACAGGTCATGTCGCAACGGTTGGTTAGATCTACGTTGGCGAGCGCCGTATGGCTGTGGTGCATGTTGCAAATACCGCAGTCCTCGGGGCAACGCTTTCCATCCGGAACGATGGGGTTCGAAACCCCCTGGCCGTCGCCGAAGCGGAACGTAAACATGTCCATATAGACATCGACATCGGGCGAGATCAGTTCCTTAAAGTAGCCATGTTCCTTGCAGGTCTTTTCCATCCAGACCTTGCCGTCATCCGCGAACTTGCGGGCTTTGACCACACGGGTGCATTCGGGGCAGAGAGATTGCGTGTAATACGGGAGCGTCCAGGGGACTTCTCGGATCGGATGGCCGGAGTGAGTCTGTTTGGGTTGATCGACCCACGGCGGGCGGCCGTTGTCCCATTGGGATCGATCAGCCGTGTAATGGGCTTTCTTTACAGCTCCGACATTCAACATGATCTTTCTCTACCTCCGTTTGTGCCCAACAGCTTTTTTTAAATTCCGGGTCGGTGGGTGAGCAAGCTCTATGCCATTGGGCCAACATTTTTCGCAATCAAGTCATTGAAATTAAGGGATAAAATGACCGTCCATTTGTCGCTGCGCGCCACGAACTGCACTTATGAACGGGATCGTGCAGCGTAGACCCCAGGTCTGGGACATAACTTGTTATGATTATTTAATAAATCTCATTGCACCGATTGGTGCAGACTTATTGCTTTGTGTCCTGACCCATTTTGACGCTCATCCCCGATCCTGACGGCGGAGCGATCGTAAGATCCTGATCAATTTCCTCGGCATGGAGTTGGCCGGGACCGTGATCCAACACGTCCTCGCTCCACTGGATGTTGTCGATGACGCCGTAGTTGCGAAGGTAGACAACCGTTTTTCCGAAATGAATGCAGGTCACCCGGTCCACCGGCAATTTCAAATCTTGATTCCACAATTTGATGTGAATTCCTTCTTTTGGGAGTGTCCCGATGACTTCAAAACCGGGAAGATCGGTCCAGGGAAATTGCTCGATGGGGATCAAGGTTTCCGAGGTTCCTTGAAGGACGCCGGTGTCGGTGTGTCGATACGCGACAACGGCCTTCGCGCCTTCAATTTTTTCACGGTCGATTTCTCCCTGCGGTCCCTTCGCCTGCGTGGAAATTTGAAGCATTCCTCCCGATATTTGCGAAGTTTGGAGCCGGGCGTTCAATCCCTCGTAATTGCCTTGATACCGATCCTGAAGCGCTTTCGCATGATCGGTCATGCTGAAGATCTGAACGTATAGGGAGTCGCGGGTCATGATTGGGCGCCCCTTACCGGAAAGCAAAGTTCCTGTCTATGGGTCGCTCCCGTATCTTTTCGAATAGTTCTTCGACGTCTACGGCAGTTGAGGCAGCCAAACATCCGCGCTGATCGTGGTCACCGGTCCGTTCCTCCTAAAAACGTTCTTTTTGTGAAGCACCTGGACTGCCGGCGTGGCTAGCTTGTTCGAAAAATAATATAGCGGCTCCGAAGGCTGTTCGTCGGAAGCCTTGGCTTCCACAAGAAGCCAGGGGCGTCGATCCTTTATCACGCAGAAGTCGACCTCTCTTCGATCGCGGTCCCGAAGATAACGAAGCTCAAAATCCCCGTACCCTTGCGATCTCCAACAGGTCACCGCCTTCCAAAGATGGCTTGCGACCATGTTTTCGAATCGCGCGGATTCGCTCTCAACTTGCGACCAATCCCAAAGGTATAGTTTTTTCTCTTTTTTCAAGCTTCGCGTGATTTTTTGGGTAAATGGCGAAACCCGAAACGCAATAAACAAACGTTCGAAATTCTCAATCCACCCTTTGACCGTATTGAACCCGACTTCCAAATCTCTGCTCAGGGAGTTCATGCTCAGGGGAGCTCCCACTTTTGTGGGGAGAAGAAGCATCAGGTGTTCCAACAACCCTAATAGTTTTATGGAGGTTAAGGATCGGACGTCTTCCTCGATCAAACGTTCACGCCGGGTGATCGACCATCGACGGTGCGCCTCTTTCGAATTCTTGAACAACGGCTCTGGAAATCCTCCGAATTCGAATAACGAATCATATAAGACTCCTCTCTCAAGCGGCTCGAAAATAATTTTAGGAGGCAAGATTTCCGTGCCGGACAATTCTCCTACGGAAAAGGGATGAAGGTAATGAAGATGATATCTTCCGAAGAGACTGTCTCCCCCACGCCGGTAAATGTCGAGCCGTGCGCTTCCGGTTACGATAATTTTCAGCTCTTCGTGATATTTGTCGAATATCCCCTTGACGAACGTTTTCCATCGTTCGTATTTATGCACTTCGTCCAGAACGGCAAGGGAATCGTGAACAAACTGTTTTTTGAGAATCGCCTCACGATCTTCGATCAGATCCCAGTTGTAATATTTCCCCGGTTGAAGCGAGAGGATCCTCTTTGCGAGTTCCGTCTTGCCCACTTGACGGGGACCGGAAATAAAAACGAATTTTTCCCTCAGGTCCTGAAGAATTTGGGGTTCGACGCTTCGAGTGCGGTACACATCCATCCACTATCATGATGATTTTGGCATGCCAAGTTTAAAGTAGCATAAGGAAGTCCGGCGCGGGCAGCCTCCGGGGCTAATCGAATTGTAGATCCATATCATGATGTCGATGCACCGGTGACCCATGGTGCGCCATCCCACCTAAGGGTCCGTGAAAGAATAACCTTTACATCTACATCTTCTTTCACGGGCCCTAACCGTTTTTTCATTGACCATTCGGCGGCCAACCTTTTTTATGTTGTGTTCACCCATTATGCTTGGAGGTCTCACATGGGAATTCGTCGCGCGGCCCTTGCTGCAAGTGCCATCCTGTTCGTCGGAGGTTGCATGAAAATTTCGAGAACTTCAGGATCGAACCCTCAAGATCTCAAAGCGGAAATCGTCGACGGTCACGCGATTCTTCGGCTGCCGGTATCGGGATTTGAGCGTCTTTCGTTCAAAGACAAGATGCTGGCGTATCACTTGTATCAGGCGGCCGCAGCCGGGCGAGATATCAATTTTGATCAGAATCATCGCCATGCTCTTCCGATCAAGAACTTGTGCGAAGAAATCCTGCTTCACTCCAAGGGGGTCGATCGGGGCGTTTTGAACGACATCGCGCACTATTTAAAACTCCAATACTTGAACGCCGGCATCTACGCCCATCTTACGTTCGCGAAGATCCTCCCGCCCTCGGGGCTTACGTTTGAAAAACTGTCCTTCGCCGCCCAATCGGCTCAGAAAAACGGAGCGAAGTTCATGCTGGGAGGAAAGAGTTTAAATGATCACCTGGCCGAGCTTCGGCCGGCGGTCTTCGATCCGAAAGTCGAGCCTTACTGCACCAGCCGGTCGCCGGGGCCGGGAGAGGATCTCCTGACCGCCAGTGCCAACAATTATTATGAACGGGGTCTGCGTGAACATGATCTCAAGGGCTTCGCGGAGAAATATCCGCTCAACTCCAAAGTGGTTCGAAACAAAGGGAAGTTGGAGGAGAAAGTCTATCGCGCGGGGGATCCCACACGAAACGTGCCGCCCGGACTCTACGCCGAGCAACTATCGGCCGTGATTTCGCACTTGGAG from the Bdellovibrionota bacterium genome contains:
- a CDS encoding AAA family ATPase; its protein translation is MYRTRSVEPQILQDLREKFVFISGPRQVGKTELAKRILSLQPGKYYNWDLIEDREAILKKQFVHDSLAVLDEVHKYERWKTFVKGIFDKYHEELKIIVTGSARLDIYRRGGDSLFGRYHLHYLHPFSVGELSGTEILPPKIIFEPLERGVLYDSLFEFGGFPEPLFKNSKEAHRRWSITRRERLIEEDVRSLTSIKLLGLLEHLMLLLPTKVGAPLSMNSLSRDLEVGFNTVKGWIENFERLFIAFRVSPFTQKITRSLKKEKKLYLWDWSQVESESARFENMVASHLWKAVTCWRSQGYGDFELRYLRDRDRREVDFCVIKDRRPWLLVEAKASDEQPSEPLYYFSNKLATPAVQVLHKKNVFRRNGPVTTISADVWLPQLP